A single Bacillus sp. OxB-1 DNA region contains:
- a CDS encoding LysE/ArgO family amino acid transporter, whose translation MLEAIIHGIILAFGLIVPLGVQNVFVFNQGALQPKLSRALPVVVTAAVSDTILILAAVSGVSLLVLTFGWLENIVFGFGILFLLFIGFSLWRSEAASPETEAERFTAKRQIIFAASVSLLNPHALLDTIGVIGTNSLNYENEEKWAFTMATIIVSWLWFIGLAMAGRFLGRLDASGKLMQGLNKISALIVWAIAVYMAIQLIENVT comes from the coding sequence TTGTTGGAAGCTATCATACATGGAATCATTCTCGCCTTCGGGCTCATTGTGCCGCTGGGCGTCCAAAATGTGTTTGTGTTTAATCAAGGCGCGCTGCAGCCTAAGCTCAGCCGGGCATTGCCCGTCGTCGTGACAGCCGCTGTCAGCGACACCATCCTCATTCTCGCCGCGGTGTCGGGCGTTTCCTTGCTCGTCCTGACATTTGGCTGGCTGGAAAATATCGTTTTTGGTTTCGGTATCCTCTTTTTGCTATTCATCGGATTCTCCCTATGGCGCAGTGAGGCCGCGTCGCCGGAAACGGAAGCCGAACGGTTTACCGCCAAACGGCAAATCATCTTCGCGGCATCAGTCTCTCTTTTGAATCCGCATGCGTTGCTGGATACGATCGGCGTCATCGGCACGAACTCACTGAACTACGAAAACGAGGAAAAATGGGCATTTACCATGGCCACTATCATCGTTTCATGGCTTTGGTTCATCGGCCTGGCTATGGCGGGGCGCTTCCTCGGAAGGCTTGACGCCAGCGGCAAGCTCATGCAGGGGTTGAATAAAATCTCTGCCCTCATCGTCTGGGCGATCGCCGTTTATATGGCGATCCAACTTATTGAGAATGTCACATAA
- a CDS encoding Crp/Fnr family transcriptional regulator, translating into MAQLDKDGSAEMQKMCISIVPIFNHLDASEMAEIVKETNSVAHRRGNTIYRAGERSDGLYIVHKGRVKIYRLAENGKEQLVRVLEPGDFTGELSLFTESVHDSYAEAMEPVELCVMGRDNFQQFLLKYPAISLKVLAEFSSRLAKSEKQATTIALEPVETRVALYLADLAEGQKSLIVTLPMTRKDIASHLGTSPETISRKLADFEDAGWIRQEGQRIIEIIDQDALLLV; encoded by the coding sequence TTGGCGCAATTAGATAAAGACGGAAGCGCGGAGATGCAGAAAATGTGCATCTCCATCGTCCCGATCTTCAATCATTTGGATGCGTCGGAGATGGCGGAGATTGTCAAAGAAACCAACTCCGTCGCGCATCGTCGCGGTAATACGATCTACCGCGCAGGGGAGCGGTCCGATGGATTGTACATCGTCCATAAAGGGCGCGTGAAAATTTACCGGTTGGCGGAAAACGGGAAAGAGCAACTCGTCCGGGTATTGGAGCCCGGCGACTTCACGGGGGAACTCTCTTTATTCACCGAATCAGTCCATGATTCCTACGCCGAAGCAATGGAGCCGGTTGAGCTATGTGTCATGGGACGGGACAACTTCCAGCAGTTTCTTCTGAAATACCCCGCCATTTCATTGAAAGTGTTGGCAGAGTTCTCATCCCGGCTCGCAAAATCGGAAAAACAAGCGACGACGATCGCTCTGGAACCTGTCGAAACCCGGGTCGCCCTCTACTTGGCAGACCTAGCAGAAGGACAGAAATCGCTGATTGTCACCTTGCCGATGACACGGAAGGATATCGCTTCCCACCTGGGAACTTCCCCTGAAACGATCAGCCGAAAACTCGCCGATTTCGAAGACGCCGGGTGGATCCGTCAAGAAGGGCAGCGGATAATCGAAATCATTGATCAGGATGCGTTGTTGCTCGTGTAA
- a CDS encoding LytTR family DNA-binding domain-containing protein gives MKVSLSIDSDYEETKIIIQCNELDPSIQELLDFIKGQETEFLVGKDGEMQHILKPVEIHYFYAEGDSVMAVTNEGTFKLKEKLYELEKLLPSSKFIRLSKSVIANLHELSRFEASFNGTLCVHFKSGAKEYVSRTYVNTIKEALKLNRRKNG, from the coding sequence ATGAAAGTATCTTTAAGCATCGATTCCGACTACGAAGAAACAAAGATTATCATTCAGTGCAATGAATTGGATCCGTCCATCCAAGAATTGCTTGATTTCATAAAAGGCCAGGAAACCGAATTCCTCGTCGGCAAGGACGGAGAAATGCAGCATATTCTAAAGCCGGTCGAGATCCATTATTTTTACGCGGAAGGCGATTCCGTCATGGCAGTAACCAATGAAGGGACGTTCAAGTTGAAGGAAAAGTTGTATGAATTGGAGAAACTGCTGCCTTCCTCGAAATTCATCCGGCTGTCGAAATCGGTCATCGCCAATCTGCATGAACTGAGCCGTTTCGAAGCCTCCTTCAATGGAACACTCTGCGTCCATTTCAAATCAGGTGCGAAAGAATACGTATCCCGCACCTATGTCAATACAATCAAAGAAGCGCTTAAATTGAACAGGAGGAAAAACGGATGA
- a CDS encoding ABC transporter permease — protein sequence MLATQLKYDLLMFSRELFYVIFTIIVPPATYLFMGQLFGDATYAGNLSYAETYTPSFILLITFGVVFFAFGFDQVMNRVSGVEKRISLSPVPARTLLISSILKSIIITSFGYLFVLLIGIIAYDLAFRPLQFILSYSFFIVLNALLLVISAAIYSFFNSLNGALVFSIVLFQIVMITGGFSMPVDLMPRFVQLIAGVNPLYHMNQLFIAVWNGQWQWNTDTLLSIGYVAGLAAIALLVLRLASKKRVA from the coding sequence ATGCTAGCGACCCAATTAAAATACGACTTGCTGATGTTTTCAAGAGAATTGTTCTATGTTATCTTTACGATCATTGTACCGCCTGCCACGTATCTTTTCATGGGCCAATTGTTCGGGGATGCCACATATGCAGGGAACTTATCTTACGCTGAGACATACACGCCGTCCTTCATCCTGCTTATTACATTCGGTGTCGTCTTCTTCGCATTCGGCTTCGACCAAGTGATGAACCGGGTGTCTGGAGTGGAAAAGCGCATTAGCCTTTCACCCGTTCCTGCAAGGACGTTGCTGATCTCCAGCATTCTGAAATCGATCATCATTACAAGTTTCGGCTATTTGTTTGTGCTGCTCATCGGCATAATCGCTTACGATCTCGCGTTTCGTCCGCTGCAATTTATATTATCCTACAGTTTTTTCATCGTGCTGAATGCCTTGTTGCTCGTCATTTCGGCAGCAATCTACTCCTTCTTCAACAGTCTGAACGGCGCTTTGGTTTTCTCCATCGTCCTGTTCCAAATCGTCATGATCACGGGCGGATTTTCGATGCCCGTCGATCTTATGCCACGGTTCGTTCAGCTGATTGCGGGCGTCAACCCGCTTTATCATATGAATCAATTATTCATCGCCGTCTGGAATGGCCAATGGCAATGGAACACCGATACCTTGCTATCGATCGGATATGTGGCAGGATTGGCGGCCATCGCTCTCCTCGTCCTGCGGTTAGCTTCAAAAAAGCGAGTCGCCTGA
- a CDS encoding DUF3021 domain-containing protein translates to MKTFLTRSILGIFFGAFLSVAFTFLFIYTSGAETLDAQIFVKNTLGSIFSGWFFTVSPLYFENEKLSLAQQTASHFITVAILYFIVTFGLQWIPFSLRNALLVLLLFVVVYTIIWLSFYLYFRKQAEKLNAELAE, encoded by the coding sequence ATGAAAACATTTCTCACCCGAAGCATACTCGGCATCTTCTTCGGAGCGTTCCTCTCGGTAGCGTTCACGTTCCTTTTCATCTATACGAGCGGCGCCGAAACGCTCGATGCCCAAATTTTCGTCAAAAACACGCTAGGCAGCATCTTCTCCGGCTGGTTCTTCACCGTCAGCCCCCTCTATTTTGAAAATGAAAAGCTAAGCCTCGCGCAACAGACCGCCTCCCATTTCATCACAGTAGCTATTCTTTATTTTATTGTCACATTTGGCTTGCAATGGATCCCGTTCTCCCTCCGCAATGCTCTGCTCGTCCTGTTGCTGTTCGTAGTCGTCTATACGATTATCTGGCTTTCCTTCTATCTATATTTCAGGAAACAAGCGGAGAAACTGAATGCCGAATTGGCGGAGTGA
- a CDS encoding class I SAM-dependent rRNA methyltransferase: MAKTIDVQVNAKHSAELKKGYPLILKDAVLNPDVLVKEGSLLRLLDKDRRFIAKGYYGVQNKGIGWVLTRKEEEEIDFDFFQSKIQSALARREALFADPETTAFRVFNGEGDGIGGLTIDYFAGYYMVSWYSEGIYSLKHHVYGVFDKVVDYKAIYEKKRFDTKGQYIEQDDFVQGEPGDFPIIVKENGMNFAVDLNDGAMTGIFLDQRDVRKAIRDHYAEGKQVLNTFSYTGAFSVAAALGGAIKTTSVDLAKRSVAKTIEQFSVNGIDYEQQDIKVMDVFDYFRYAKRHELKFDLVILDPPSFARSKKYTFSTAKDYPALLMDAIAITEKNGIIVASTNNSSFGMKKFKTFIEKAFVDAGSKYKILEESSLPKDFRTNRDFPEFNYLKVVILKKMK; encoded by the coding sequence ATGGCGAAAACAATTGATGTACAAGTGAATGCGAAACATAGTGCAGAGCTGAAGAAGGGGTATCCGCTCATTTTGAAGGATGCGGTCCTCAATCCGGATGTCTTGGTGAAAGAAGGCAGCCTGCTGCGATTGTTGGATAAAGATCGCCGTTTTATCGCGAAGGGGTATTACGGTGTCCAGAATAAAGGCATCGGCTGGGTGTTGACGCGCAAGGAAGAGGAAGAGATCGACTTTGACTTTTTCCAGTCCAAAATCCAATCGGCACTGGCTCGGCGCGAGGCACTGTTTGCCGATCCGGAGACAACTGCATTCCGTGTGTTCAATGGCGAAGGCGACGGGATCGGTGGGCTGACAATCGATTATTTTGCGGGCTATTATATGGTGAGCTGGTATAGCGAGGGGATTTATTCCCTGAAGCATCATGTGTATGGCGTGTTCGATAAAGTGGTCGACTACAAGGCGATTTACGAGAAGAAGCGTTTCGATACGAAAGGCCAGTATATCGAACAGGATGATTTTGTCCAAGGGGAGCCGGGTGATTTTCCGATCATTGTCAAGGAGAACGGCATGAACTTCGCCGTCGATTTGAATGACGGGGCGATGACCGGGATTTTCTTGGATCAGCGGGATGTGCGGAAGGCGATCCGCGATCATTACGCGGAAGGGAAGCAGGTGCTCAACACGTTTTCCTATACGGGCGCGTTTTCCGTGGCCGCGGCACTGGGCGGCGCCATCAAAACGACGAGTGTCGATCTGGCGAAGCGTAGTGTGGCAAAGACGATCGAGCAGTTCAGTGTAAATGGCATCGATTACGAACAGCAAGACATTAAAGTGATGGATGTATTCGATTACTTCCGGTATGCGAAGCGGCATGAATTGAAGTTCGACCTCGTCATCCTCGACCCACCGAGCTTTGCCCGTTCGAAGAAGTACACGTTCAGCACGGCGAAAGACTATCCCGCCTTGCTGATGGATGCGATTGCAATCACCGAGAAAAACGGGATCATCGTCGCTTCCACGAATAATTCAAGCTTCGGGATGAAAAAATTCAAGACGTTCATCGAGAAGGCATTCGTAGATGCCGGATCAAAATATAAAATTCTCGAGGAATCTTCTTTGCCGAAGGACTTCCGGACGAATCGGGATTTCCCGGAATTCAATTATTTGAAAGTCGTCATCTTGAAAAAAATGAAATAA
- a CDS encoding TRAP transporter substrate-binding protein — MKKLKFGFIFSLLLLLVLAGCGGSKESDAGSGSGSDDGKESAAKDDGKVYTLQAGHSLPVDHPYHIAFLEMADAVKERTDGRVIIEVFPNSEIGAERELTEGMTLGTVDLVVSSTAPVTNFVPELAVLDVPFLFKDRDSAVEVLNGEIGEELFASLKENGIIGMSWGENGYRHITNAIRPIEKPEDLKGLKIRTQENKIHLAAFEALGAQPTPMAWTEAITGLQQGVVDAQENPAIVADQFKLYDSKQKYMSLTGHVYSVAIYMMSQKTYDELPEDLRDIVLEEGQKAGAKERDLIVEMEKESIQTLKDNGVEIIEEIDAAPFQEAVKPVYADVEHQELLNRIIEAQ, encoded by the coding sequence TTGAAGAAATTGAAATTTGGTTTTATTTTTTCATTGCTCCTGCTTTTAGTTTTGGCAGGTTGCGGTGGTTCTAAAGAATCAGACGCTGGTAGCGGCTCTGGGTCAGACGACGGTAAAGAATCAGCTGCAAAAGACGATGGAAAGGTGTATACGTTGCAAGCAGGGCACTCTTTGCCGGTGGACCACCCTTATCACATCGCATTCCTTGAAATGGCGGATGCTGTAAAAGAGCGCACGGATGGCCGTGTCATCATCGAAGTGTTCCCGAACTCCGAAATCGGAGCAGAGCGTGAATTGACGGAAGGTATGACACTTGGAACAGTAGACCTCGTCGTTTCGTCGACAGCTCCGGTAACGAACTTTGTACCGGAACTGGCTGTTTTGGACGTGCCATTCCTGTTCAAAGACCGAGATTCCGCTGTTGAAGTGCTGAACGGCGAAATCGGGGAAGAATTGTTTGCTAGCTTGAAAGAAAACGGCATCATCGGGATGTCTTGGGGTGAAAACGGCTACCGTCACATCACAAACGCTATCCGTCCGATTGAAAAGCCTGAAGATCTAAAGGGTCTTAAAATCCGTACGCAAGAAAACAAAATCCATCTTGCAGCATTTGAGGCGCTTGGCGCACAACCGACTCCGATGGCATGGACAGAAGCGATCACTGGCCTTCAACAAGGCGTAGTCGATGCCCAGGAAAATCCTGCAATCGTAGCGGACCAGTTCAAGTTGTACGATTCGAAACAAAAATACATGTCCTTGACGGGCCATGTGTATTCCGTCGCCATCTATATGATGAGCCAGAAAACGTATGACGAGTTGCCTGAAGATCTACGGGATATCGTTTTGGAAGAAGGCCAGAAAGCTGGCGCGAAAGAGCGAGACCTAATTGTGGAGATGGAGAAGGAATCCATCCAAACTTTGAAAGACAACGGCGTTGAAATCATCGAAGAGATTGACGCAGCTCCATTCCAAGAGGCGGTTAAACCGGTTTATGCAGACGTGGAACATCAAGAATTGTTGAACCGTATCATTGAAGCTCAATAA
- a CDS encoding TRAP transporter small permease — MGKLIDYINLTMKHLLNIIMTVLTISVFAQVIFRFVLKSSLAWTEELAIYCLVWLTFLGAAYAMSLKAHIGVTFFTDLFPLRIRQGFFILATLASIVFYFILIIQGYDLMNQGMKQLSPVLAIPMGYIYAVIPVSGFLLVVNLIAVFVKEFKTGGPTA, encoded by the coding sequence TTGGGTAAGCTCATTGATTACATAAATTTAACTATGAAGCATTTACTGAATATCATCATGACCGTGCTGACCATTTCGGTGTTTGCTCAAGTCATTTTTCGGTTTGTTCTGAAATCCTCCCTTGCCTGGACTGAAGAGCTTGCGATTTATTGCTTGGTCTGGCTCACCTTCTTAGGTGCCGCGTATGCCATGTCATTAAAGGCCCATATCGGGGTGACATTCTTCACAGATTTATTTCCCCTGCGAATTCGCCAAGGCTTTTTCATCTTAGCTACTTTAGCTAGCATCGTGTTCTATTTTATATTGATCATCCAAGGCTATGATTTAATGAACCAGGGTATGAAGCAATTATCACCGGTCCTAGCCATCCCAATGGGGTATATTTATGCTGTTATTCCGGTGAGTGGTTTCTTATTAGTTGTAAATCTTATCGCAGTTTTTGTAAAAGAGTTTAAGACAGGGGGTCCTACGGCATGA
- a CDS encoding YebC/PmpR family DNA-binding transcriptional regulator, with the protein MGRKWNNIKEKKASKDANTSRIYAKFGREIYVAAKQGEPDPELNQALKIVVERAKTYSVPRAIIDRAIEKAKGGSDENFDELRYEGFGPNGSMVIVDALTNNVNRTASEVRAAFGKNGGNMGVSGSVSYMFDATAVFGLEGKTADEVLELLMEADVEVRDILEEDDTVIIYAEPDQFHAVQEAFQEAGITEFTVAELTMLAQSEIALSEEAQAQFEKMIDALDDLEDVQQVYHNVELSE; encoded by the coding sequence ATGGGCCGTAAATGGAATAATATCAAAGAAAAGAAAGCGTCGAAGGATGCCAATACGAGTCGTATTTACGCGAAATTCGGACGTGAAATATATGTAGCTGCCAAACAAGGCGAACCGGATCCAGAATTGAACCAGGCGTTGAAAATCGTAGTGGAACGGGCGAAAACGTACAGCGTACCACGTGCCATTATCGACCGGGCCATCGAAAAGGCAAAAGGCGGATCGGATGAGAACTTTGACGAGCTCCGATACGAAGGATTCGGGCCAAACGGTTCCATGGTCATCGTCGATGCGTTGACGAATAATGTGAATCGGACTGCTTCCGAAGTCCGTGCGGCATTCGGGAAAAACGGCGGGAACATGGGGGTCAGCGGATCGGTATCTTACATGTTTGATGCCACCGCAGTTTTTGGCCTCGAGGGGAAGACCGCCGATGAAGTGCTCGAGCTATTGATGGAAGCCGATGTGGAAGTTCGTGATATTTTGGAAGAGGATGACACGGTCATCATCTATGCCGAACCCGATCAATTCCACGCAGTGCAAGAAGCATTCCAAGAAGCAGGCATTACCGAGTTTACAGTTGCTGAATTGACGATGCTCGCGCAAAGCGAAATTGCACTTTCCGAAGAAGCGCAAGCGCAATTCGAGAAGATGATTGATGCGCTGGATGATCTGGAAGACGTTCAGCAAGTGTATCACAATGTTGAGTTAAGTGAATAA
- a CDS encoding TRAP transporter large permease: MTALLFILLLLLFLINVPIAVTLGLSSSIIFLLEGNVSLIAIIQRMFNSVASFPLLAIPFFILAGKLMENGGISRRLIHLANVVFGRVKGGLAIVSIIACAFFAAISGSAAATTAAVGSLLVPAMVKKGYDRDFSAAVQAAGGTIGVMIPPSVPLVLYGVSAGVSISSLFVAGIVPGIMVTLTLVLLVYVISLRKGYGGGEAFSFKDFVKAFADAILALLMPVIILGGIYGGVFTPTEAAVVAVVYGLIVGVVVYREIKIKDLIEIFSSSVVVSAVIMFIIAGASSFGYYLTRARIPAQLTELMLGVTENWIIALLIINALLLFVGVFMETSAAIIILTPILVPIVSALGIDLVHFGIIMIFNLAVGFITPPVGINLFVAANIAGTKFERLIKAIIPFIIIMVLDVLIISFIPTISLFLETLQK, translated from the coding sequence ATGACGGCTCTGTTATTCATCTTGTTGCTTCTCCTGTTTCTGATAAACGTGCCGATCGCCGTCACGTTGGGCCTATCCTCATCCATTATTTTCTTGTTGGAAGGCAATGTATCTTTGATCGCCATTATCCAGCGGATGTTCAACTCGGTTGCCTCCTTCCCGTTGCTTGCCATTCCGTTCTTCATCTTGGCAGGAAAGTTGATGGAAAATGGAGGGATTTCGAGACGGCTCATCCACTTGGCGAACGTTGTTTTCGGACGGGTCAAAGGTGGGTTGGCCATCGTTTCGATTATCGCTTGTGCCTTCTTTGCAGCTATTTCGGGTTCTGCAGCTGCAACGACAGCAGCGGTCGGATCACTCTTAGTTCCGGCAATGGTGAAAAAAGGGTACGATCGTGACTTTTCTGCCGCAGTCCAAGCTGCCGGCGGAACCATTGGTGTCATGATTCCACCGAGTGTGCCGCTCGTCCTGTATGGCGTATCGGCAGGCGTATCGATCAGTTCACTATTTGTGGCGGGAATCGTACCGGGAATCATGGTAACGCTGACCCTTGTTCTTCTTGTTTATGTCATTTCCCTGCGGAAAGGATATGGCGGCGGTGAAGCGTTCTCGTTTAAAGACTTTGTCAAAGCGTTTGCCGATGCAATTTTGGCGCTCCTTATGCCCGTCATTATTTTGGGTGGGATATACGGTGGTGTCTTTACGCCGACTGAAGCAGCAGTTGTCGCAGTGGTGTACGGCTTAATAGTCGGGGTCGTCGTCTACCGGGAAATTAAGATCAAAGACTTAATTGAAATCTTTTCCTCCTCGGTCGTCGTGTCCGCAGTCATCATGTTCATCATCGCGGGAGCCTCATCGTTCGGTTACTATTTGACACGTGCCCGGATTCCGGCCCAGCTGACAGAACTCATGTTAGGTGTAACGGAGAACTGGATCATCGCGTTACTGATCATAAACGCATTGTTGCTTTTCGTTGGTGTGTTCATGGAAACGTCTGCCGCAATCATCATTCTTACGCCGATTTTGGTCCCGATTGTCAGTGCACTCGGAATCGATCTCGTCCATTTCGGTATTATCATGATCTTCAACTTGGCAGTCGGATTCATCACCCCGCCGGTCGGTATCAACTTATTCGTTGCCGCCAATATTGCTGGGACGAAGTTTGAGAGATTGATCAAAGCGATCATCCCATTCATCATTATCATGGTCCTTGATGTCTTGATCATTTCATTCATCCCGACTATCAGTCTGTTCTTGGAAACGTTGCAGAAATAA
- a CDS encoding ABC transporter ATP-binding protein, with product MIQVSNLQKSYGNHHVLKGVDFQAQAGEIIGIIGKNGAGKSTFLEILMTLKSYDSGTVTVFDQNIQSLTIKELEGLRKEISVVLQPTQFYKTLKVEELLKLFKAYYRSPLDIGKIMADFKLEPHRKKYFDKLSGGWKQIVSLAIAFLSEPKLLILDEPTTGLDPHMRNTLWQYITAYNQTTGGTVILTTHNMDEVELYCDKVLLFNEGVAEIFRPTEEILASGFSSIHDFYLQKVSI from the coding sequence ATGATCCAAGTGAGTAATCTACAAAAATCATATGGCAACCACCACGTCCTCAAAGGAGTGGATTTCCAAGCTCAAGCCGGTGAAATCATCGGCATTATCGGAAAAAACGGCGCCGGCAAATCGACGTTCCTCGAAATTCTCATGACGCTGAAATCTTATGACAGCGGAACAGTCACTGTCTTTGATCAAAACATTCAGTCTCTTACAATCAAGGAGCTGGAAGGGCTGCGGAAAGAGATTTCCGTCGTCCTGCAACCGACCCAGTTTTATAAAACACTGAAGGTCGAGGAACTGCTGAAACTGTTCAAGGCCTACTACCGCTCCCCACTCGACATCGGTAAAATCATGGCCGACTTCAAGTTGGAGCCCCATCGCAAAAAGTATTTCGACAAACTATCGGGCGGGTGGAAGCAGATTGTCAGCCTTGCCATCGCCTTCCTGTCCGAGCCGAAACTCCTGATTCTGGATGAACCGACGACCGGCCTCGATCCGCATATGCGGAACACGCTCTGGCAATACATCACGGCGTACAATCAAACGACCGGCGGCACCGTCATCCTGACGACCCACAATATGGATGAAGTCGAACTGTACTGCGACAAAGTGCTGCTGTTCAACGAGGGAGTCGCCGAAATATTCCGACCGACGGAGGAAATTTTGGCTTCCGGCTTTTCATCCATACATGATTTCTACTTACAAAAGGTATCCATTTAA
- a CDS encoding SDR family NAD(P)-dependent oxidoreductase has product MSVENKVIIVTGAAGGMGKAIALQLVEHGATVVGIDLNVDSLNDVTSERFITKASNVLDEQKIADIFAETNEAYGRIDGLVNAHGIAQSAAPIEEVTLEQWHRFMDVNATSLFITCKEAAKYMKPRSEGSIITIASISAVRPRPGLQSYIASKGAAESFTRAMAIELAPHKIRVNTIHPGPADTNMLGDFTAAGADVEKTKQTVFRESVPLGELIRPEDIANAASYLLSDGAKMVTGATLHVDGGRGL; this is encoded by the coding sequence ATGAGTGTAGAGAATAAAGTCATAATCGTGACCGGTGCAGCCGGAGGTATGGGAAAAGCAATCGCATTACAATTAGTGGAACATGGTGCAACAGTGGTTGGTATCGATCTAAATGTGGATTCGCTAAATGACGTAACGAGCGAGCGCTTTATCACAAAAGCGTCCAATGTACTGGACGAGCAGAAAATCGCGGACATCTTCGCCGAGACGAATGAAGCCTATGGCCGTATCGATGGATTGGTCAATGCGCACGGCATCGCACAATCGGCAGCGCCAATCGAAGAGGTTACGCTAGAACAATGGCATCGTTTCATGGATGTCAATGCAACAAGCCTATTTATCACCTGCAAGGAGGCGGCGAAGTATATGAAGCCGAGAAGTGAAGGGTCCATCATCACAATCGCTTCGATTTCAGCTGTCCGTCCACGTCCAGGCCTTCAATCGTACATCGCTTCAAAAGGAGCTGCGGAAAGCTTCACGCGCGCTATGGCGATCGAGCTTGCGCCGCATAAGATCCGAGTAAACACGATCCATCCGGGACCTGCGGATACGAATATGCTCGGCGATTTCACAGCGGCAGGGGCTGACGTAGAGAAGACAAAGCAGACGGTGTTCAGGGAAAGTGTTCCGCTCGGCGAATTGATCAGACCGGAAGACATCGCGAACGCAGCGAGCTATTTATTATCTGATGGTGCAAAAATGGTGACCGGCGCAACACTGCATGTCGATGGTGGAAGAGGTCTATAG
- a CDS encoding aldehyde dehydrogenase family protein: MKRIPMLINGEWIGDDSHEWLPVYNPSNGEQIAEIVKGNEQHVDAAVRAAQTAFESDEWQKVRPFERGNLLIELAHYIRKNAEAWGRLECEDVGKPLSQAMADAEAAARYFEFYGGAADKVMGDTIPIEDGLLNATVLEPVGVTAHIIPWNYPLQIIARSVAAAIATGNAVIVKSAEDTPLAAHAITQWFAESSLPKGIFQHITGFGPDIGAPLASHPGINHITFTGSVNTGVSVAQAAARNVVPVTLELGGKSPNVVFADADEEKALEAVVRSIIQNAGQTCSAGSRLLIEAKAKDRFVGKLVDRFNALTIGPGLEDADIGPILNKRQFDQIMGRIEEARTLGKVLAGGEAVTIEGSEGGHYIQPTLLDGLEHTCSVAQEEIFGPVLSVFTFETVEEAIALANGTDYGLVAGVWTKDIDVAHFVASKIKAGQVFINNYGAAGGIQMPFGGYKKSGIGREKGFVALRNYTQIKNIAVKYGL, encoded by the coding sequence ATGAAACGAATTCCGATGCTTATTAACGGAGAATGGATCGGCGACGACTCACATGAGTGGCTGCCGGTCTATAATCCATCAAATGGCGAGCAGATTGCCGAGATTGTCAAAGGGAATGAACAGCATGTCGACGCTGCAGTACGGGCGGCTCAAACTGCCTTCGAGAGCGACGAATGGCAAAAAGTGCGTCCATTCGAACGCGGCAATTTACTGATTGAATTGGCGCATTATATTAGGAAAAACGCGGAGGCTTGGGGCCGTCTGGAGTGCGAAGACGTCGGAAAGCCGCTGTCCCAGGCTATGGCGGATGCCGAAGCAGCTGCCCGCTATTTCGAATTTTACGGCGGTGCAGCGGATAAAGTGATGGGCGACACCATCCCGATTGAAGACGGGTTATTGAACGCGACGGTGTTGGAACCGGTCGGCGTGACAGCCCACATCATCCCTTGGAATTATCCACTTCAAATCATTGCACGGAGTGTAGCGGCTGCCATTGCGACGGGCAATGCGGTCATCGTTAAAAGTGCGGAAGATACGCCCCTTGCAGCTCATGCCATTACGCAATGGTTTGCCGAGAGCAGCCTGCCGAAAGGGATCTTCCAGCATATTACCGGTTTCGGGCCGGACATTGGTGCTCCGCTCGCCTCTCATCCGGGAATTAATCATATAACGTTCACCGGTTCGGTGAATACCGGGGTTTCCGTTGCGCAGGCTGCAGCACGAAATGTCGTGCCGGTCACCTTGGAGCTTGGCGGTAAATCCCCGAACGTCGTCTTTGCGGATGCAGATGAGGAGAAAGCACTAGAAGCGGTCGTCCGCTCCATTATTCAAAATGCAGGCCAGACGTGTTCTGCAGGTTCCCGTTTATTAATTGAAGCAAAGGCGAAAGATCGTTTTGTCGGAAAGCTCGTGGATCGTTTCAATGCTTTGACGATCGGTCCGGGACTCGAAGACGCAGATATCGGTCCAATTTTGAACAAACGACAGTTTGATCAGATCATGGGACGGATCGAAGAAGCGAGAACCTTAGGGAAAGTACTGGCAGGTGGGGAAGCGGTGACAATCGAAGGCAGTGAAGGTGGACACTATATCCAGCCGACATTGTTGGACGGTCTGGAACATACTTGTTCCGTGGCTCAAGAAGAAATCTTCGGCCCGGTCCTCAGCGTATTCACATTCGAAACTGTGGAAGAAGCGATTGCTCTCGCGAATGGGACAGATTATGGACTCGTAGCAGGGGTTTGGACGAAAGACATCGACGTGGCGCATTTTGTTGCTTCGAAGATCAAGGCTGGCCAAGTCTTCATCAACAACTATGGAGCGGCAGGCGGAATTCAAATGCCGTTCGGCGGTTACAAAAAGAGCGGGATTGGACGGGAAAAAGGGTTCGTTGCACTACGAAACTATACGCAGATTAAGAACATCGCGGTCAAGTATGGCTTGTAA